One genomic region from Sphingobacterium sp. UGAL515B_05 encodes:
- a CDS encoding SusD/RagB family nutrient-binding outer membrane lipoprotein codes for MNKSLYILLFLTLSTLGFTGCKSQLENAFENPDQTTEASIPGFFTDILNNDRVRPSYWHYRTFLLSRQSIYTQTSSFIPSNNMYQPNDSYSYDYWKDFYSPGVLGVYRKMEVAYTALPATEKANQEIFLQAAKVVLYDEASKLIDNFGDIPFSEAGSLPTNGTIKKAKFDDQKELYYAFIQDLKAINTYFSTAKTTSYFGKYDILSKGSTDKWRRYANSLRLRLLMRISNVDESKAKTEVLEMLNDPKNYPLVDGDNNANYSAVNSDILLQPLTTNTTTLRDALTEGNNQYATDYMLNKVMKPANDPRIPVFYDKFGVTKDNVFTPNKEYNAMPITFTENEILTNYQKYAVLDSATFFDNKFLPGIVMTASETNFNKAEAYLRWGNDATAQDAYKIAIKQSVSFYYYLNNLMANEGLKAETKPTDEVINNFVETSTIKYTGTSTAKLELILTQKWLHYGFLQAQHAWSEYRRTGYPKITVLTAGLANYATPPLRFLYPTGEISNNSENYEAVRSKDTRTTKIFWDVN; via the coding sequence ATGAATAAATCACTTTATATACTATTATTCTTAACGCTTTCTACTTTGGGTTTTACAGGATGTAAATCCCAATTAGAGAATGCTTTTGAAAATCCGGATCAAACAACAGAGGCAAGTATTCCTGGTTTTTTTACCGACATACTAAATAATGATCGAGTTAGACCATCATATTGGCATTATAGGACTTTTCTGCTATCAAGGCAGTCTATATATACGCAAACCTCTTCTTTTATTCCTTCAAATAACATGTATCAGCCTAATGATAGCTATTCATACGATTATTGGAAAGATTTTTATTCACCAGGCGTATTAGGTGTTTATAGAAAAATGGAAGTCGCATATACTGCATTACCTGCTACTGAAAAAGCTAATCAAGAAATTTTTCTACAAGCGGCAAAAGTAGTCCTCTATGATGAGGCATCCAAATTAATCGATAATTTTGGTGATATTCCATTCTCAGAAGCAGGTAGCCTTCCCACAAATGGGACCATTAAAAAAGCTAAGTTTGATGATCAAAAAGAACTTTACTACGCCTTTATCCAAGATTTAAAAGCAATAAACACCTATTTTTCCACTGCGAAAACTACGTCCTATTTTGGCAAGTATGATATCTTAAGTAAAGGGTCTACAGATAAATGGAGACGCTACGCAAACTCTTTACGATTACGCCTATTAATGCGAATTTCTAATGTGGATGAAAGTAAAGCAAAAACAGAGGTTTTAGAAATGCTTAACGACCCAAAGAATTACCCGTTAGTGGATGGCGATAATAATGCTAATTACAGTGCAGTAAATTCAGACATTCTTCTACAGCCTCTTACAACAAATACAACAACATTAAGAGACGCTCTGACAGAAGGTAATAATCAATATGCAACTGATTACATGTTGAATAAGGTGATGAAACCTGCCAACGACCCTAGAATCCCTGTATTCTATGACAAGTTCGGTGTAACAAAAGATAATGTATTTACACCAAACAAGGAGTACAATGCAATGCCAATCACATTTACAGAAAATGAGATCTTGACAAATTATCAGAAATATGCTGTCTTGGATTCTGCTACATTTTTCGACAACAAGTTTCTTCCAGGTATCGTGATGACAGCTTCAGAAACAAATTTCAACAAAGCGGAAGCTTACCTGCGGTGGGGAAATGATGCGACTGCGCAAGATGCTTACAAAATCGCTATTAAACAATCTGTATCATTTTATTACTATCTGAATAATTTAATGGCAAATGAGGGGTTGAAAGCTGAAACGAAACCAACTGATGAAGTAATCAATAACTTTGTTGAAACTTCCACAATTAAATATACAGGAACTTCTACGGCTAAACTGGAATTGATTCTCACACAGAAATGGCTGCATTACGGATTTTTACAAGCCCAACATGCTTGGTCAGAATATAGAAGAACTGGTTATCCTAAAATTACGGTGTTAACTGCTGGCCTAGCTAATTACGCAACACCTCCGTTAAGATTCTTATATCCAACAGGTGAAATTTCGAACAACTCCGAAAACTACGAAGCTGTTCGCTCAAAAGACACCAGAACAACAAAAATCTTCTGGGACGTTAATTAA
- a CDS encoding alpha-L-fucosidase produces MQKLKTIISSALIASSATLAFGQAHNVSAGYHKPTDPLVIENLEQWQDMKFGLFMHWGTYSQWGIVESWSICPEDEGWTQRKPEHGKTYFEYLKNYENLQTTFNPTDFNPQKWANAAKAAGMKYVVFTTKHHDGFAMFDTKESDYKITSSKTPFSTNPKANVTKEIFNTFRNDGFKIGAYFSKPDWHSDYYWWSYFPPKDRNVNYDPKKYPDRWQKFKDFTYNQINELTSEYGKVDILWLDGGQVRPLETVDKSVDWQQTIKMDQNIDMDRIGGMARKNQPGIIVVDRTVPGNWENYVTPEQAIPEHPLDIPWESCITMGNSFSYVPNDQYKPTKKIVETLVKIISRGGNYLLNIAPGPTGDYDQAAYDRLNELAAWMKINQTAVFATRTIAPYHQGDYYYTRSKDSKVVNVFHLSEGDTYQQPNEYVFQVPDNFSVKKIAILGHKGKLDWSQRGNQITLRSPSTRFSYATAIQLQSK; encoded by the coding sequence ATGCAAAAACTAAAAACCATTATATCCTCCGCATTGATCGCTTCAAGCGCAACACTTGCGTTCGGCCAGGCGCACAACGTATCCGCTGGCTATCATAAACCGACTGACCCCTTAGTGATTGAAAATCTTGAACAATGGCAAGATATGAAGTTTGGTCTTTTCATGCACTGGGGTACCTATAGTCAATGGGGAATCGTCGAAAGCTGGAGTATCTGTCCCGAAGATGAAGGCTGGACGCAACGTAAACCCGAACATGGTAAAACCTATTTTGAATACCTCAAGAACTACGAAAATCTACAGACCACCTTTAATCCTACTGATTTCAATCCACAAAAATGGGCTAATGCCGCAAAAGCTGCCGGCATGAAATATGTCGTCTTTACAACAAAACATCACGATGGATTTGCCATGTTCGATACCAAAGAGTCGGATTATAAAATCACTTCTTCCAAAACGCCATTTTCCACAAACCCAAAGGCAAATGTGACCAAAGAAATCTTCAATACCTTCCGCAATGACGGTTTTAAAATTGGTGCTTACTTCTCCAAACCGGACTGGCACTCGGATTACTACTGGTGGTCCTACTTTCCACCAAAAGACAGAAATGTAAATTATGACCCTAAAAAATATCCGGACCGTTGGCAAAAATTCAAAGATTTCACCTACAATCAAATCAACGAACTGACCTCAGAATACGGCAAAGTTGATATCCTTTGGCTGGATGGTGGCCAGGTACGCCCTTTAGAAACTGTCGATAAATCTGTTGACTGGCAACAGACGATCAAAATGGATCAGAATATTGACATGGACCGCATTGGTGGCATGGCAAGAAAAAATCAACCTGGCATTATCGTTGTCGACCGTACAGTACCTGGAAACTGGGAAAATTATGTCACACCCGAACAAGCCATTCCTGAACATCCCTTGGATATTCCATGGGAAAGTTGCATCACTATGGGAAATTCGTTCAGCTATGTGCCCAACGACCAATACAAACCGACCAAAAAGATTGTTGAAACATTGGTAAAAATCATTTCCCGCGGTGGAAACTACCTTTTAAACATAGCCCCTGGTCCTACAGGAGATTATGACCAGGCAGCATACGATCGCTTGAACGAACTGGCAGCCTGGATGAAAATCAATCAAACTGCTGTGTTTGCAACACGTACCATTGCTCCATATCACCAAGGTGACTATTACTACACTAGAAGCAAAGACAGTAAAGTGGTCAATGTATTCCATCTTTCTGAAGGCGATACTTACCAACAGCCCAATGAATACGTCTTTCAAGTACCTGATAATTTTAGCGTAAAGAAAATCGCTATTTTGGGTCATAAAGGTAAATTGGACTGGTCTCAACGTGGTAACCAAATTACCTTGAGAAGCCCTAGTACACGATTTAGTTATGCGACTGCAATTCAATTGCAAAGCAAATAA
- a CDS encoding sialidase family protein, whose translation MKKINLFPLFILLFLSSCATYKPQILVSEQIFKTGQVPFQQCHASTIQVIGKDSLLAAWFGGTHESNPDVVIWSSLYSHGQWQRPVQIADGILADNRFPTWNPVFYQYPHSDTLSLYYKIGPNPREWKGYVKHSLDKGTSWSAPQRLPEGILGPIKNKPLTLTNGLLLSPSSTESKEEIWKAHLEISHDHGRSWSISTIRPDTSIQVIQPSVIQHADGRIQVLCRSKENKVMAAFSADEGLIWGPWQATNLLNPNSATDAIRLNNGLFMIVFNPAIAGNDWWEGRTKLHVAISKDGLQWKDVLTLEDGVKNDEYSYPTIIQDTNGLIHITYTWNRKSIKHIVLK comes from the coding sequence ATGAAAAAAATCAACCTATTTCCACTATTTATCCTTCTTTTTCTATCCTCATGTGCAACGTATAAACCTCAGATCCTGGTGTCAGAGCAAATTTTTAAAACAGGTCAGGTGCCATTCCAACAATGCCATGCCTCCACGATTCAAGTCATCGGAAAAGACAGTTTATTGGCGGCCTGGTTTGGCGGTACGCACGAATCTAACCCCGATGTTGTTATCTGGAGTTCCCTGTATAGCCATGGGCAGTGGCAGCGTCCTGTACAGATTGCAGATGGAATCCTTGCTGACAACCGCTTTCCTACATGGAATCCTGTCTTCTATCAATACCCGCACAGTGACACCTTATCTTTGTATTATAAAATAGGGCCCAACCCCAGAGAATGGAAAGGCTATGTCAAACATTCGCTGGATAAAGGAACGAGCTGGTCTGCACCGCAGCGATTGCCTGAAGGTATATTGGGGCCTATCAAGAATAAACCGCTCACCTTAACAAACGGACTGCTCCTCTCCCCTTCCAGCACAGAGTCCAAGGAAGAAATCTGGAAAGCACACCTGGAAATCAGTCACGATCATGGTCGTTCCTGGTCCATCAGTACGATACGTCCCGATACCAGTATTCAGGTTATTCAGCCAAGTGTGATCCAACACGCGGATGGACGCATTCAGGTGCTCTGTCGAAGTAAAGAAAATAAGGTGATGGCCGCATTCTCAGCAGATGAAGGCCTTATCTGGGGCCCCTGGCAAGCCACAAACCTGCTCAATCCCAATTCAGCCACCGACGCCATCCGTTTAAATAATGGTTTATTTATGATTGTCTTCAATCCGGCCATCGCTGGCAACGACTGGTGGGAAGGACGCACAAAACTGCATGTCGCCATCTCAAAGGATGGCTTACAATGGAAAGATGTCCTAACTCTTGAAGATGGGGTAAAGAACGATGAGTATTCTTATCCGACAATTATTCAGGACACAAACGGTCTTATCCACATCACCTATACCTGGAATAGGAAAAGTATCAAGCATATTGTGCTCAAATAA
- a CDS encoding glycoside hydrolase family 3 N-terminal domain-containing protein — translation MKVRILLMAAMATLLCPQLQAQQLPYKNSTLPIEKRVSDLLGRMTVEEKVGQLSKLLGWEMYSKNGKQVTISNKLRKAVKEQHIGLLWATLRADPWTQKTLLNGLSPVEAARATNAIQRYMVDSTRLGIPLLLSEEAPHGHMAIGATVFPTAIGQASTWNPRLIQDMASTIAMETYAVGGKNGYGPVLDLARDPRWSRTEETYGEDPYLIGQMGTAMIRGFQGEKLGERDKIIGTLKHFVAYAAPDGGHNGESVSFGERSLRQYFLPPFERAVKSGAGSVMTAYNSIDGIPCSANPWLLKDILRKDWGFTGFVVSDLLSISGLNGGHATAATAEEAASQSIHAGLDVDLSGTGYGSNLLKAVQQGLVEPAVLDTAVARVLRMKFNLGLFDHPYVDEKLVAQKVATVQNKTVARQVARESIVLLKNDQHILPLSKSLKRIAVIGPNADNAYNQLGDYTAPQAEGKVQTLLTGIRAAVGNSTKVDYVKGCAIRDTSNSDIAAAVAAAKQADAVVLVLGGSSARDFKTSYQATGAANVDPNTVSDMESGEGFDRVSLDMMGDQIKLLKAIQATEKPIVLVTIMGRPLNLNWAAEHVPAIVNAWYPGQEGGLAIADVLFGDYNPAGRLPISVPRSVGQLPVHYNHTKPKHHDYVEMSAKPLYAFGYGLSYSSFDYSNLQVSLKEAGNDFACTVSFDVANNGKLAGDEVAQLYVVDEVSSVVTPVMQLKRFERKNIAAGKKERYSFQLTKEDLKLWNAGNEWKTEKGRFKLLVGASSDDIRLKGALELTKDY, via the coding sequence ATGAAAGTCCGTATATTACTTATGGCGGCAATGGCGACATTGCTCTGCCCACAACTTCAAGCCCAGCAATTGCCCTATAAGAACAGTACGTTACCAATTGAAAAACGGGTAAGTGATCTATTGGGAAGGATGACTGTGGAAGAGAAAGTCGGGCAATTGAGTAAATTGCTGGGCTGGGAAATGTATAGCAAAAACGGAAAGCAGGTTACAATCAGCAATAAATTGCGGAAGGCAGTAAAAGAACAGCATATCGGATTATTATGGGCAACCTTACGTGCCGATCCTTGGACACAGAAAACCTTGCTGAATGGCCTGAGCCCTGTAGAAGCTGCGCGCGCTACAAATGCGATCCAACGTTATATGGTGGATAGTACTCGACTAGGGATTCCATTGTTGTTGTCTGAGGAGGCGCCACATGGACATATGGCGATTGGTGCAACAGTGTTCCCTACCGCGATCGGACAGGCGAGTACATGGAACCCACGGTTGATTCAGGATATGGCATCAACAATCGCCATGGAGACTTATGCTGTGGGTGGTAAAAACGGCTACGGTCCTGTATTAGATTTAGCACGAGATCCACGTTGGTCGCGCACTGAAGAGACCTATGGGGAGGATCCCTATCTGATCGGTCAGATGGGAACTGCAATGATCCGTGGTTTTCAGGGTGAGAAGCTAGGTGAGCGTGATAAAATAATAGGAACTTTAAAGCATTTTGTAGCCTATGCTGCTCCAGATGGCGGTCACAATGGTGAGTCCGTATCGTTTGGAGAACGAAGCCTCAGACAATATTTTCTGCCACCTTTTGAGCGTGCTGTAAAATCAGGAGCAGGGTCGGTTATGACGGCATACAATAGCATTGATGGTATTCCTTGTTCAGCCAACCCTTGGTTGCTAAAAGACATTCTACGTAAAGACTGGGGATTTACGGGGTTTGTCGTATCGGATCTACTGAGTATATCGGGGCTCAATGGAGGGCATGCAACAGCAGCGACTGCAGAAGAAGCGGCTTCACAAAGTATACATGCCGGATTGGATGTCGATCTAAGCGGGACTGGTTATGGTTCAAATTTGCTTAAGGCTGTCCAACAGGGGCTCGTTGAACCTGCTGTTCTCGATACAGCAGTGGCCCGTGTACTGCGAATGAAGTTCAATCTGGGGCTTTTTGATCATCCCTATGTGGATGAAAAGTTGGTAGCCCAAAAAGTCGCTACGGTACAAAATAAGACGGTGGCAAGACAAGTGGCACGCGAGTCGATTGTTTTGCTTAAAAACGATCAGCATATCTTACCCTTAAGCAAATCGTTGAAACGAATAGCCGTTATAGGACCGAATGCCGACAATGCCTATAATCAGCTGGGCGATTATACTGCTCCACAGGCTGAAGGAAAAGTTCAGACCCTCTTGACGGGAATACGGGCGGCAGTTGGTAACAGTACCAAGGTCGATTATGTGAAAGGTTGTGCGATCCGTGATACAAGCAATTCCGATATTGCTGCCGCCGTCGCAGCTGCAAAGCAGGCCGATGCGGTGGTTTTAGTCCTGGGTGGTTCGAGTGCACGTGATTTTAAAACGTCGTATCAAGCAACTGGAGCGGCCAATGTGGATCCCAATACGGTAAGTGATATGGAGAGCGGAGAAGGATTTGATCGCGTTTCTCTGGATATGATGGGCGATCAGATCAAGTTGCTGAAAGCGATACAGGCAACCGAAAAACCAATTGTACTTGTTACGATTATGGGAAGGCCATTGAACTTAAATTGGGCAGCTGAACATGTTCCTGCGATCGTGAATGCCTGGTATCCGGGACAGGAGGGCGGCTTGGCTATTGCCGATGTATTGTTCGGTGACTATAATCCGGCTGGAAGATTACCGATTTCGGTACCTCGTTCGGTCGGCCAGCTTCCTGTACATTACAACCATACAAAACCTAAGCATCACGATTATGTGGAAATGTCGGCCAAACCATTGTATGCTTTTGGTTATGGGTTGAGCTACAGTAGTTTTGATTACTCCAATTTACAGGTCTCATTGAAGGAAGCTGGCAATGATTTTGCGTGTACGGTGTCCTTCGACGTGGCAAATAATGGCAAATTGGCGGGCGATGAAGTCGCTCAGTTGTATGTTGTGGATGAAGTAAGTTCTGTCGTGACACCTGTTATGCAGTTGAAGCGGTTTGAGCGTAAAAACATTGCCGCAGGAAAGAAAGAACGTTATTCTTTTCAATTGACCAAGGAGGACCTCAAACTTTGGAATGCAGGTAATGAATGGAAGACAGAAAAAGGCAGGTTTAAACTTTTGGTCGGCGCATCTTCCGATGATATCCGGTTGAAGGGAGCATTGGAATTAACGAAGGATTATTAA
- a CDS encoding glycerophosphodiester phosphodiesterase family protein: protein MKKIIFSTILLSMIVSSTTHLYAQSNDLIKKLDQKSLHVAAHRGAHLEQPENSIAAIEEAIRQGASVVEVDVRATKDGVLVLMHDKTVNRTTTGQGEVAKQTYAELQQLHLRKKSNGEASDHVIPTLSEALRVAKGKILVDLDFKEDRKEFIKKTYALVEQEGMEDQVLFFLYDYKDMPKIYKLNPTITLFPRARSMKDLAAILKMKLTSIVHLDESFIDTEKLNALRQKGIYFWMNSLGEYDDKTEQEGKKAYRSFLEKYPFVRLIQTDHPSLWREVLSGS from the coding sequence ATGAAAAAGATTATATTTTCTACTATCTTGTTGAGTATGATAGTAAGTTCTACAACCCACTTATATGCTCAGTCGAACGATTTAATAAAAAAATTAGATCAAAAAAGTTTACACGTTGCCGCACACCGGGGAGCTCATCTGGAGCAACCGGAAAATTCAATTGCTGCTATCGAGGAGGCTATTCGGCAGGGGGCTTCCGTGGTAGAGGTAGATGTGCGGGCCACCAAAGATGGTGTACTTGTACTGATGCACGATAAAACAGTCAATCGGACGACAACGGGGCAAGGAGAGGTCGCCAAACAGACCTATGCCGAGCTTCAACAGCTTCACTTACGCAAAAAGTCGAATGGTGAAGCTTCGGATCATGTTATACCAACCCTATCGGAAGCTTTGCGCGTTGCAAAGGGAAAAATCCTTGTTGATCTCGATTTTAAAGAAGATCGCAAAGAGTTTATTAAGAAAACCTATGCGCTTGTTGAACAGGAGGGGATGGAAGACCAGGTACTATTTTTTCTTTACGATTACAAAGACATGCCCAAGATTTACAAACTCAATCCAACGATTACACTTTTTCCGAGGGCACGCAGCATGAAAGATTTAGCGGCCATACTAAAGATGAAATTAACCTCAATTGTCCATCTTGATGAATCATTTATTGATACCGAAAAACTTAATGCATTGCGCCAAAAGGGCATTTATTTTTGGATGAATAGTTTGGGGGAATATGACGACAAAACAGAACAGGAGGGAAAGAAAGCTTATCGATCTTTTTTGGAGAAATATCCTTTTGTACGTCTTATTCAAACAGATCATCCTAGTTTGTGGCGCGAAGTGCTCTCCGGCTCATAG
- a CDS encoding TonB-dependent receptor, which yields MKLSPILLIGLSLQAGLTFAQQPASPKQKNQVVTETVKGTVIDKNTRLPLTGATIVISSSDGTKSVGTDAQGIFRLQQVPVGRQQLQVRMAGYKPEEFTELLITSGRENMVNVEMEPQINALTEAVVYANAGKQPLNQMAMTSGRSFSPEETNRYAGAFFDPARMAQSFPGVAAGGDDNEIIVRGNSPKSLQWRLEGIEIVNPNHFGAEGAAGGAISMLNTMVLGKSDFYTGGLAAEYSNATAGVFDLRFRKGNTDKREYTFNVGVLGVGATLEGPFKKGSDASYLISYRYSSLSLLEKVGVKVSDTGVPKYQDLSFNFVFPTKKAGTFSLFGIGGLGKLQQTAERNYEKWEERTDAQDLNLKFNAGSAGLKHQYIANERLYFTNIVSMSLSRNSNSTDTLTRDYISSLYHKDKFTNTALRYAGTLNYRANSKNTIRAGLNASLLHYDLYALSYDTELAALKERINETGNTSTYDAFAQVKTVLNDKLTLNTGVHANYFALSKSWSIEPRLGLNWRVAADQTISFGTGLYNRLEPLVYYFAKSSDQTSLEPNKPLSPTKSAQAVIGYEKNLSRTLRFKTEIYYQHLYDVPVSTDSDINFSLLNVSDIAAIGTSNYRQLVNKGTGKNYGIELTLEKSLSKGYYFMATTSFFDSKFKARNGKEYNTTFNTRYVGNLLMGKEWTVGKSKNNLFGLNAKLIYAGGRKYAPVLEEESLRLDEEVIDQDRINTLTADPYVRVDFSSSYRVNRKKVSHLFILDIQNLLNRENTVGMHYNFSKRIIEPQKWTGIIPTINYRIEF from the coding sequence ATGAAACTATCGCCAATCTTACTTATTGGATTATCGCTTCAAGCAGGGCTTACATTCGCCCAGCAACCAGCATCGCCAAAGCAAAAAAATCAGGTTGTGACCGAAACTGTCAAAGGAACCGTGATAGATAAAAATACCAGATTACCACTTACAGGTGCCACAATTGTTATTTCATCCAGTGATGGGACAAAGTCTGTAGGTACAGACGCACAGGGCATATTTCGGCTGCAGCAAGTTCCGGTTGGGCGTCAACAGCTTCAAGTTCGCATGGCCGGATATAAACCAGAAGAATTTACGGAATTACTGATCACCAGTGGACGGGAGAATATGGTCAATGTGGAAATGGAGCCGCAAATAAATGCATTAACCGAAGCTGTCGTCTATGCCAATGCCGGAAAACAACCGCTCAACCAGATGGCAATGACGAGTGGACGCTCTTTTTCGCCGGAAGAGACCAACCGCTATGCTGGCGCCTTTTTTGATCCCGCCCGTATGGCACAGAGTTTCCCGGGTGTTGCTGCCGGCGGCGATGACAATGAAATTATTGTTCGCGGAAATTCCCCCAAAAGCTTGCAATGGCGGCTTGAAGGTATCGAAATTGTAAATCCCAATCATTTTGGAGCCGAAGGCGCTGCAGGCGGCGCAATCAGTATGCTCAATACCATGGTATTGGGAAAATCTGATTTCTATACCGGTGGACTTGCCGCGGAATACAGCAATGCAACAGCAGGTGTTTTTGATCTTAGGTTCCGTAAAGGAAATACCGACAAACGCGAATACACATTCAACGTCGGAGTACTGGGCGTAGGAGCAACGTTAGAAGGGCCTTTCAAAAAAGGAAGTGACGCTTCCTATTTGATTAGTTACCGCTATTCTTCATTGAGTCTACTGGAAAAAGTAGGCGTAAAAGTTTCAGACACTGGCGTCCCAAAATATCAGGACCTTTCTTTTAATTTTGTATTTCCCACAAAAAAAGCCGGAACCTTTTCCTTATTCGGTATAGGTGGCTTGGGGAAACTTCAACAAACTGCCGAGCGTAATTACGAAAAATGGGAGGAACGAACAGATGCCCAAGATCTAAATTTAAAGTTCAACGCAGGGAGTGCTGGACTAAAACATCAATACATTGCAAACGAAAGATTATATTTCACCAATATTGTTTCCATGTCCCTTAGCCGCAATTCCAATAGCACCGATACATTAACACGGGACTATATTTCCAGCCTCTATCACAAGGACAAATTTACGAATACGGCTCTTCGCTATGCGGGTACGCTAAACTATCGCGCCAACAGTAAAAACACGATTAGAGCGGGCTTAAATGCAAGTTTATTACACTATGACCTCTATGCGCTGTCCTACGACACCGAGCTAGCGGCATTGAAAGAGCGGATTAATGAGACTGGGAATACAAGTACTTATGATGCTTTTGCACAGGTAAAAACAGTTTTGAACGATAAATTAACACTAAACACAGGAGTTCATGCGAACTACTTTGCGTTGAGCAAGAGCTGGTCTATCGAGCCAAGGCTTGGCCTAAACTGGCGTGTAGCCGCAGATCAAACGATATCCTTTGGGACTGGTCTATATAACCGACTGGAGCCCTTGGTCTACTATTTTGCCAAAAGTAGCGATCAAACAAGCCTTGAGCCAAACAAGCCTCTTTCGCCAACGAAATCTGCTCAGGCTGTTATTGGCTATGAAAAGAACCTAAGCAGAACACTCCGGTTTAAGACAGAAATCTATTATCAGCATCTGTATGATGTCCCGGTATCTACAGATTCCGACATCAACTTCTCCCTACTCAATGTATCGGATATTGCAGCCATTGGTACATCAAACTACCGTCAGCTTGTCAATAAAGGAACCGGCAAAAATTACGGCATTGAGCTAACGCTTGAGAAGTCGTTAAGTAAGGGGTATTACTTCATGGCAACGACGTCCTTCTTTGATTCCAAGTTCAAAGCACGCAATGGCAAAGAATACAATACCACATTCAATACACGTTATGTAGGAAATTTATTGATGGGGAAAGAATGGACCGTGGGAAAGAGTAAAAATAATCTGTTCGGTCTTAATGCCAAATTAATTTATGCCGGCGGAAGAAAGTACGCTCCTGTTCTGGAAGAAGAATCGCTTCGTTTAGACGAAGAAGTTATAGACCAAGATCGCATCAATACCCTGACTGCCGATCCCTACGTCCGTGTTGATTTCTCATCAAGCTATCGGGTTAACCGCAAAAAAGTAAGCCATCTATTTATTTTGGATATTCAGAATCTCCTGAATAGAGAGAACACTGTGGGTATGCACTATAATTTCAGCAAACGCATCATTGAACCTCAAAAATGGACCGGGATTATTCCGACCATTAACTACCGGATTGAATTCTAA